DNA from Streptomyces luteogriseus:
ACTTCTCCCTTGACGCACGGGATGAAGGCCGCGCGAGGAAAGGGAGACGGCTACCGAACACCTGAGCACCGCCACGCCAGTACTAGTACTCCAGCCGTAGATCGCTGGTGAGCCGTCAGACCGACCGCGCCTACGGGTGCGTGTCCGTGATCGCGATGACCTCGTCGAGGCGGTCCAGGGCGGCCTGCAGGTCGTCAATCTTGGCCTGGATGCGCTCGCGCTCGGCTCGCAGCATGGCTCGTTGCTCGGCGTCGGTGTGCCCGGAGTCCCAGCACGGAAGGAGTTCCGCGATCGTTCGGCTGGTCAGGCCGGCGGTGAACATCTGCTGGAAGAAGCGCACCAGGGTGATGGCGTCCTGCCGGTAGAGGCGCTGACCGGATGGGCTGCGCTCAGCGATGAGCAGTCCCTGCTGCTCGTAGTAGCGCACGGCGCGTACCGAGACGCCGGCGCCCCGCGCCACCTCGCCGATGCGGATCAGCCGCTCGGCCGCGGCCTGCGTGACGGTCATGGTGATTCCTCTCACCCCGGTCCTGACGACCAGCACTTGCCCCTGACGTCAACGTCAGGTTTTAGCGTACCGGTCATGGATATCAACAACTCAGTTGCCCTTGTCACCGGAGCCAACCGTGGCCTGGGCCGCGCCTTTGCCCAGCGCCTGCTCGAACGGGGCGCCCGCAAGGTCTACGCGACGGCCCGCCGACCGGAGACCGTGGACCTGCCCGGGGTCGAGGTGCTGCCCCTGGACATCGCCGATCCCGCATCCGTGAGGGCCGCTGCCGAGGCCGCCCCGGACGTCTCGCTGCTCATCAACAACGCGGGAATCAGTACGGGGACCGACTTGGTGACCGGTTCGCTGGACGCGGTGCGGCACGAGCTGGAGACCAACATGTTCGGCCACCTGGGAATGATTCGGGAGTTCGCGCCGGCGCTCGCCAGGAACGGCGGGGGCGCGATCGTCAACGTCCTCTCCGCCATGTCGTGGTTCGGGGGCAAGGGCGCCAATGCCTACCACCTGACCAAGGCCGCCGCCTGGGCCATGACCAACGGCGTCCGCCTGGAGCTCGCCGAGCAGGGCACGCTTGTGACGGCGGTGCACCTCGGCCTGGCCGACACCGACATGGCGGCGGGCTGGCCCGTGGACAAGATCGCTCCGTCGGACCTGGCCGACGCGGCGCTCGACGGTGTTGAGGCGGGCTCCGCCGAGGTCCTCGCCGACCAGTGGAGTCGGGACGTCAAGTCCCGTCTGCCGCTGACGCCGGAAGAGTTCAACGCCGCGATGGACCGCGCCCTGGCGGCGCTGACGGCGACCTGAGAGGCCCTCGGGCCAGGCTGGCTTCGGCCGGTTGCTTCTGAGGTCGGTCAATTGATACTCCGTCCGCAGTTATGGATCTTCATGTTGTGGCCTCGCGTCGGCGGTATTGGCAGTCGCGGGCGCGCGCCTGGTGTCGGCGACGCCATAGAGACCAGCGCAGGCGATGGTCGCGTTGGCCGTTCGGGGATGCGGCGGGCATGGCGAGTAGTCGCTGTATTTCGTTGCAGGTGAGGGCGATGAGTCCGGTGGGGGCTGGGTGTTCGCGGTGCTCGTCGGC
Protein-coding regions in this window:
- a CDS encoding MerR family transcriptional regulator; the protein is MTVTQAAAERLIRIGEVARGAGVSVRAVRYYEQQGLLIAERSPSGQRLYRQDAITLVRFFQQMFTAGLTSRTIAELLPCWDSGHTDAEQRAMLRAERERIQAKIDDLQAALDRLDEVIAITDTHP
- a CDS encoding SDR family oxidoreductase, which translates into the protein MDINNSVALVTGANRGLGRAFAQRLLERGARKVYATARRPETVDLPGVEVLPLDIADPASVRAAAEAAPDVSLLINNAGISTGTDLVTGSLDAVRHELETNMFGHLGMIREFAPALARNGGGAIVNVLSAMSWFGGKGANAYHLTKAAAWAMTNGVRLELAEQGTLVTAVHLGLADTDMAAGWPVDKIAPSDLADAALDGVEAGSAEVLADQWSRDVKSRLPLTPEEFNAAMDRALAALTAT